Within Lactobacillus amylovorus DSM 20531, the genomic segment TAGGGACAACATGATTTTGCAATAAATTCTTGATAATTGGCGCATTGATGATTTTAACTGGTTTAGGTGATGGAACTACTTGACGATAGCCGCGCCCAGCATCTTGCTTATAAGTGTAATCAGGATGATAAATCTGTTGTTTTTGCATTTCATTGAAAGTATAAAACGGGCCAATCGGTTTAGTTGGATGTTCAAACGCAGGATCGTTGCTTTCAACGATGGTTTGGGTAACTAAAGCTACTGCTTGGCTTGGATAATTATCAGACTTAAATTGATCATCTAGAGCCTTTTGCATCCAGTAACCAATACTCCCCTGCGTCATTGCGCTAATCGTATCAAGCGGCATGGCTGGATTATTTTCACTAGCTCCCTTATGCTGCTGTAAAAGCAGATTACCCACTTGCGGGCCATTACCGTGAGTAATCGCCACCTGGTTGCCGCTTTCGATCATGCTAGCAACGGTCTTCATAGTTTTTCTAACAGCTTCTTGTTGTGCTGCCGCACTATTATCTTCAGCCTGAATTGCATTACCGCCCAAAGCAACAACTATTTTTTTCATTTTAATTGCCTCTTTCGTTAACCGTCGGAATAAACAAATTACCTAAAGTTGCAGCCATTACTGCTTTAATTGAGTGCAATCTATTTTCAGCTTCAGTAAATTGCCAAGCATACTTGGAATTAAAGACTTCATCGGAAACTTCCATCTCGCTTAAGCCATATTTTTCGTAGATTTCTTCACCGATCTTAGTTGAGCGATCATGGAATGCTGGCAAACAGTGCATAAAGATTAGTTGATCATCAGGCGTACCAGTTTCTTTCATCATCTTCATATTTACAGTGTATGGCTTTAAGAGCTTGATTCTCTCGCTCCAGTTGTTTTCACCCATTGAAACCCAGACATCGGTATAAATTACGTTGGCGCCTTTAACGCCCTTTTCAATGTCATCAGTAATCATGTTTTGTGAGCCTGAATCTTTCGCAAATTTTTCGGCAATTTCTTGAACATCTTGGTGGGTAAATAATGGCTTAGGTGTAACAATATGCACATTAACTCCTAGCATGCTGCCAGCAACTAATAGACTGTCTGCGACATTATCACGACCGTCACCAACATAAGCTAAGGTGATGCCCTTTAAGTGACCAAATTTTTCTTTAATTGTCATAAAGTCAGCTAGCATTTGCGTTGGGTGCCACTTATCGGTTAAACCATTCCAAACTGGTACACCGGAGTATTTAGCTAAATCTTCAACATCTTTTTGGGCAAAACCTCGATATTCAATCCCATCAAACATGCTGCCTAGAACTTTAGCAGTATCCTTAATACTCTCTTTTTTGCCTAAGTGAATTTCACCTGCACCCATATACTCAGGATTTGCTCCTAAATCGTTGCAAGCAACGACAAAGGCGGAACGAGTTCTAGTTGAAGACTTTTCAAACAAAAGCGCAATATTCTTACCCTTTAAATACTCGTGTGGAATATGCTCTTTCTTTAATTCCTTTAAGTGAAGTGCAAAATCAATTAAATATTCAATTTCTGCAGGAGTATAATCCTTACAATCTAAAAAGCTTCTACCTTGAAAAACGTTTTGTAAATATTTCATTTTTTGCCTCTTCTATATCTTCACGAACTAGTGGACATGACATACATCTTGGGCCACCACGGCCACGAGAAAGCTCGCTTGAACGAACTTCATGTACTAAAATGCCATGTTTTCTCAATAAATCATTAGAAACATAATTACGATCATAGGTAACAACTTCACCTGGAGCAATTGCCAAAGTATTTGAGCCATCATTCCACTGCTCTCTTGGAGCGGCGATTGGATCTGCACCTCCTGTTGGAATCAAATCGATTTCAGATAAGTGCAAATATTCCTTCAATACTTCGACTAAGTCATTCTTAGGCGTAATTTTGACTTCACCATCCTTATCCGGTTGCAAGACGTAGATATCAATTTTGCCAGATTTGGATAGGATGAAGGGATGCACTGTGAATTGATCATAATTGATCATCGTAAATACGGTATCCAGGTGCATCATGGCATGATTGTGCGGAATTTTAATCGCTAAGATCGTGTCAAAAGTTGAATGACCAAATAAGGCATGAGCTAAGTCGGTGATTGCAGCCGCTGAAGTTCTTTGCGAAATTCCAATTGCCAAGACGTGCTTATTTAAAACTAATTCATCCCCGCCTTCGATTCGGCCATGAACATTACGATCACGCCAAATCGGAATATCTTGATCTTTAAAATTAGGATGATTTTGCAAGATTGTCTTCATAAACAAAGATTCACGTCTTCTTGCCCTAAAGGTCATCCTATTAATCGTCATCCCATTGCCAATGGCCGCCTGTTGATCACGAGTGAAGTAAACATTAGGCATTGGATCTAGGTAAAATGGATAATCTGCATCTTCTGCTAGGTCGGCCAGTGATGGTTCAACGTTTTTGATCTCACTCTTTTTGATACCGGCAATTACTTGCTTCACCATCGTTTCTGGCTTCATTGTCAGCAAATATTCCAGCAGCAATTGGTGCAAAGGATCTTTTTTCTTAATGCCAGATTCTTCTAGCAAACGATCAATAAAGGCCGTGCGTGTTTTTACTGCTACTAAGGATTCTGCTAGCAAATCCTCCAAGTAAAGCACATGAATTCCTTGATCTTGCAAGGTTTTAGCAAAATAATCGTGCTCTTCTTGAGCAATCTTTAAGTAAGGGATGTCATCAATCAGCATCCGATTCAAGATTTCTGGTGAAAGATTTTCGAGTTCCTTGCCAGGTCGATGAAGCATCACTGTTTTCAACTTACCAATTTCTGAATAAACATGAATAGGACTAGTCATTTAACCACCCTCTCACTATAATCAATGTATTCGCTTACACTTATTATGGATCAATTAGGTTTAAGTTACAATCCTATTAGCTTAATGAGTCAATAATCTTTTTCATGAGTGGAGTAACTTGTCTATCTTTGCGCCAAATTAATTGTAAATGTGTTACCCAATTAGCATGTTTAATAGGAATCATATTGTCTTTGGCATAAATTGTAGCAATTGATTCTGGTACCAGAGCTAAACCCATTTTTCTTTTTGCCCATGTAATCGCAGTACGTGAATCGTCACATTTAACAGCATAAAAAGGCGTGATTCCATGATGAGCAAATGTTTGATTAAAGATATCTTCAAAGCGGCGATAAATAATCAGCGGTTGATTCGCTAGATCCTTGATACGCAGTTCTTTTTTACCTTGAAAATACGGATCAACAGTTACCGCCATCATCTTTTCTTTAGTTAAATTGCGCGCATTCAGGCCATTACGATTGTACGGCGTACGCACGATCCCTAAATCGATCGTCTTCTTTTCTAGTTTATCCAAAATGCCAAAAGTATTGGCCTCATAGATATCAAAACTTATTTCGGGATAAAAACGCGTTAATTCTTTAAATGAGTCCATTGGAATTAGTCCAGTCGATGAAGATGCCATACCAATAGCAATCGTCCCTAATTCACCAGAAATTGTCTTCTGCACCTGATTTTCCGCATTGTGGGCCAGCGATAATATTTCACTCGCATAACCTTGCAAAATCTGGCCGGCATCGGTTAATTCGATCCCATGTGACGTTCTTTTAAAAAGTTGTGCGCCTAATTCTTTTTCTAGTTGTTTTAATTGGTAGCTCAATGGTGGTTGTGCAATATACAATCTCTTAGCCGCAGAAGTAATTTGCTTTTCTTCGGCTACCACTAAAAAATAATGCAATTGTTTTAAGTTCATAATCTATCCTTTTTATTTTGGTAAATTTAGATATTAAATTTTTTAATATCATATATTATATTTTAGTATTTTAATCTGGGCAATTTATGTGCTAATTTAATAGGGTAGATTTGGAGGGAATTAAACAAATGTCTGAAAATTTTCATGGCTTAACTCAAGCAGAAGCAGACAAACGCCTTAAAGAAGACGGCTTAAACGAAGTACCTGAGCCTGAATACAATTTCTTTAAGGAATTTTTGTCTAAATTATGGAATCTTTCTGCTTGGATTCTAGAAGGTGCATTGATCCTTGAATGTATCTTAGGCAAGTGGGTTCAATCATTATTCGTATTGTTGATGTTACTCTTCGCGGCCTTTAACGGAGCTTCAAAGAAGAAACAATCACGTCGCGTATTAAACAACATTTCACACAAATTAACGCCAACTGTTGCGGTTGAAAGAGATGGCAAATGGATCAAGATCGACTCTAAGCAATTAGTCAAAGGCGATCTAATCTCATTGCAACGTGGTGACGTATTGGCAGCCGATGTCAAAGTAGTTTCTGGCGCTCTAGCTTGCGATGAAAGTTCAATTACTGGTGAATCAAAGCCAGTTAAAAAGAATGTTGACGACACCGCCTATGCTGGTACTACAGTTGTCGAAGGTGACGGCTTAGCAATCGTTACTGCTACTGGTAAGCACTCAAGAAGTGGTAAGACCATCAACTTGATCAACAATTCTGCTGCACCAGGTCACTTGCAACAATTGTTGACTAAGATCATCTACTACCTTTGTTTATTAGATGGTGTTCTTACTTTAGTAATCATCATCGCTTCATTTTTCAAGGGTGGTAATTTCAATACCTTTATTAACATGTTGCCATTCCTTGCCATGATGTTCATTGCATCAATTCCTGTGGCTATGCCATCAACTTTTGCATTATCCAACTCATTTGAAGCAACTCGTTTGAGTAAAGAAGGCGTCTTGACTTCCGACTTAACTGGTATTCAAGATGCAGCCAACTTGAACTTGCTCTTGCTTGATAAGACTGGAACTATTACCGAAAACAAAACTGCCGTAGCTAGCTGGACCGATGTTAGCGATCTGCCTGATAAAGATGTGCTTGCCTTAGTTGGTGCGGCCACTGACAAACGTAATGCCGGTATCATTGATACTGCTATTGATGAATACTTAAAAGAAAAAGACATCCCTGTAATGGACACCGATAATTTCGTACCATTTACTTCCGACACTGGTTACTCAATGGCCGAAGCTGATGGTCACAACGTTAAGCTGGGTTCATTTAAACAATTATCTTTAATCGATAAAAATGCCAACGAAGAAGTAAAAGACATTAACTTTAAAGCAGGTCGTTCAGTTGCTGTTTTAATCGACGATAAATTCGCCGGTGTCTTCATCTTACAAGATAAGGTAAGAAGCGATTCTAAGGCTGCTTTAGCTGAATTAAAAAAGCGTGGCGTTCGTCCTATCATGTTAACCGGTGATAACCAAAAGACTGCCGCAGCCGTAGCTGAACAAGTTGATTTAACTGGTGAAGTAATTTCTATTCATGACTTTAACGATAATACCGATATCGACAACTTAGCTGGTATCGCTGACGTTTTACCTGAAGATAAGTTAAACATGGTTAAGTGCTTCCAAAAGAAGGGCTACATTGTTGGTATGACTGGTGACGGTGTTAACGACTCACCTGCTTTGAAGCAAGCTGAAGTTGGTATTGCCGTTTCTAACGCCGCCGACGTTGCTAAACGTTCAGGTAAGATGGTTCTTTTGAACGATGGTTTAGGTTCAATCGTTAAGATCTTGGATGCTGGTCACCGCGTTTACCAAAGAATGACTACTTGGTCATTGACTAAGCTTGCTAGAACTGCCGAATTAACTATGCTTTTAACATTCGGTTACCTGTTCTTCGACTACATTCCAATGGCTTTGAACGCAATGGTTATTTACACTATCATGAACAATATGGTTACTATGATGATCGGTACTGATAGAACCCATATCACTTACAAGCCAGAAAACTGGAACATGGCTAAATTAGCTAAAATTGCCTTCTCTCTTGCTGCCGGTTGGACCGTGATCGGTTTCATCTTTGTTTGGTATTTGAGTACTCATGGCTGGAGTCATGGTGCTATTTCAACGATGGTCTACGTATACTTAGTCTTAAGTGCTATGCTCATCGTATTAATCACCAGAACTCGCAAGTACTTCTGGCAAGATTACCCATCCAAGTTGGTTGGTATCGTTCAAATTGCGGACGTAGCTTTAACCTTTATCTTGGCTCTTTGCGGTTTAGCAATGGTACAAATTAGCTGGCAAAACTTATTAATCACTGTAGTTGTTGCAGTAATTGCGGCAGTATTAATTGATTTGGTTTACCAACCGGTAATGAAAAATAGATAATTTGACCAGAATAAAAAAGAAGTGATGATCATCACTTCTTTTTGTTTTACATTGATTATTTAATTATTAACCATAATAGTTAAAACATTAAATGCCTTAACGTATTCGCCATCACCAATTTGAATAAATGGCTTTTCATTAATTTCTTTATGACCTAAATAGTCTACTTTGGTACCACGCTTGACAAACTTGCCTGGAATTTTTTCACCATTTTCATCATAGATATATGAAGTCTTCTTAATAATGTTTTCTACTCGAGCAGACTTAACATATGGTAAAAATGCTTCTTGTTTTACGAATCTGTTCTTGCCAATCTTAACGTAAGTGTCGCCGTTGATTACTTTGATAACGTGGATCTTGCACATGTTACCCTTCTTTAAACGACCCACTCTAACACCGCGCTTGTTGTAAACATATGTACTTCTAGTTAAATTTAATTTCTTACCTGTTTGAATTGGGTCAGCAATCGCTGCATTAACGGGTTCAACGGTAGTTGTTGCACCTAAACCCATTGCCATTAAAGCCAACCCAGCAAGATAAATTATTCTCTTTCTCATCGTTCTCTACCCCCATTTAATCTGTTTTTTACTTTCACTTTTATTTTATCAGAGATCAATAAATTTAAACTATTTTTTGAATTAAATCTGCTAAAATTATTAATTGAAACTATTCAAAGGGGAGTAACAAAATAATGATTTTAACATGGGACATAATAAGGCGAACTTTAGAGGTTCTATGGATAATTAACGTCATCTTTGCCGTATGGACTGTCTTTAGAAGTCGTCGAAGCGTGGTTGCCACTTGGGCATGGATGCTTGTTTTGACAATCTTACCTGGTATTGGATTTATTCTTTATCTTTTCTTTGGCCGGCAATTATCGCAAGATGAAATCTTTGCTATCCAAAAGGAACAAAAAGAAACACGTAACCATTATTTAAATCAGCAAAAGAAGATGTTGCAAGAGTACAATCTTCTTCCAAGAAAAGAACGGGTTCCACGTGCCAGAATGTTAACTGAGCTGAATTTAAATAATGATGATGCTATCTTGACCTTTGCTAACCACGTTAAAGTCTACACAGACGGCCCCGAACTCTTTGATCAAATGATTGAAGACATTAAGAATGCCAAAGTAGCTGTTAGTTTGGAGTTCTATACTTTTTATGCAGATAAATTAGGCCATCGCGTTTTAGCTGCACTTGAGCAAGCTGCCCAAAATGGTGCTAAAGTGCGAGTAATCTATGATACTTCAGGTTCACGTGGTACTAAGCCAGCATTTTTTGATCATTTAAGAGAATTGGGTGGGCAAGCACAACCATTTATTTCTACTTCTAAAAAGCACTGGTTTACTACTCCTCGTCTTAACTATCACCTTCACCGCAAATTGGTCGTTATTGACCACAATACGGGTTACATTGGTGGTTTTAATATTGGCGATCAATACGTAAATCAATCTAAGAAATTTGGTCACTGGCGCGATACGCACCTTCGTGTAGAAGGACAATCTCCTATTCTAATGGAAGTTCGTTTTGCCATGGATTGGAACACTTCAACTAGAAGAACCAGTCTTCCTAAATTCGAATTAGATGAGCTTAAAAATTTTATTGTTGATCGTAAAGACATCGAATCAGATAACAACGTTGCCATGCAAATTGTTGCATCTGGTCCTGATAACCAACGCTACGGTATTCGACGCGGTTATGAAGGTATCATTGCTAGTGCAAAAGAATACGTTTATATTCAAACGCCATATTTGATTCCTGAAGACTCAATTCTAGAATCATTGATTATTGCAGCCAACAGTGGCGTGGATGTCAGAATTATGATTCC encodes:
- the arcC gene encoding carbamate kinase, whose product is MKKIVVALGGNAIQAEDNSAAAQQEAVRKTMKTVASMIESGNQVAITHGNGPQVGNLLLQQHKGASENNPAMPLDTISAMTQGSIGYWMQKALDDQFKSDNYPSQAVALVTQTIVESNDPAFEHPTKPIGPFYTFNEMQKQQIYHPDYTYKQDAGRGYRQVVPSPKPVKIINAPIIKNLLQNHVVPIAAGGGGIPVVVDHGRLKGVAGVIDKDFSAAKMAEDISADELVILTTVDNAYLNYRKENQQAIGKVTVNELKQYLQEGQFAAGSMKPKIEAAIEFTEKTGKPTIITSLKNAAKLNDGVGTIVYNE
- the argF gene encoding ornithine carbamoyltransferase; the protein is MKYLQNVFQGRSFLDCKDYTPAEIEYLIDFALHLKELKKEHIPHEYLKGKNIALLFEKSSTRTRSAFVVACNDLGANPEYMGAGEIHLGKKESIKDTAKVLGSMFDGIEYRGFAQKDVEDLAKYSGVPVWNGLTDKWHPTQMLADFMTIKEKFGHLKGITLAYVGDGRDNVADSLLVAGSMLGVNVHIVTPKPLFTHQDVQEIAEKFAKDSGSQNMITDDIEKGVKGANVIYTDVWVSMGENNWSERIKLLKPYTVNMKMMKETGTPDDQLIFMHCLPAFHDRSTKIGEEIYEKYGLSEMEVSDEVFNSKYAWQFTEAENRLHSIKAVMAATLGNLFIPTVNERGN
- the arcA gene encoding arginine deiminase, which gives rise to MTSPIHVYSEIGKLKTVMLHRPGKELENLSPEILNRMLIDDIPYLKIAQEEHDYFAKTLQDQGIHVLYLEDLLAESLVAVKTRTAFIDRLLEESGIKKKDPLHQLLLEYLLTMKPETMVKQVIAGIKKSEIKNVEPSLADLAEDADYPFYLDPMPNVYFTRDQQAAIGNGMTINRMTFRARRRESLFMKTILQNHPNFKDQDIPIWRDRNVHGRIEGGDELVLNKHVLAIGISQRTSAAAITDLAHALFGHSTFDTILAIKIPHNHAMMHLDTVFTMINYDQFTVHPFILSKSGKIDIYVLQPDKDGEVKITPKNDLVEVLKEYLHLSEIDLIPTGGADPIAAPREQWNDGSNTLAIAPGEVVTYDRNYVSNDLLRKHGILVHEVRSSELSRGRGGPRCMSCPLVREDIEEAKNEIFTKRFSR
- a CDS encoding LysR family transcriptional regulator, coding for MNLKQLHYFLVVAEEKQITSAAKRLYIAQPPLSYQLKQLEKELGAQLFKRTSHGIELTDAGQILQGYASEILSLAHNAENQVQKTISGELGTIAIGMASSSTGLIPMDSFKELTRFYPEISFDIYEANTFGILDKLEKKTIDLGIVRTPYNRNGLNARNLTKEKMMAVTVDPYFQGKKELRIKDLANQPLIIYRRFEDIFNQTFAHHGITPFYAVKCDDSRTAITWAKRKMGLALVPESIATIYAKDNMIPIKHANWVTHLQLIWRKDRQVTPLMKKIIDSLS
- a CDS encoding HAD-IC family P-type ATPase, whose translation is MSENFHGLTQAEADKRLKEDGLNEVPEPEYNFFKEFLSKLWNLSAWILEGALILECILGKWVQSLFVLLMLLFAAFNGASKKKQSRRVLNNISHKLTPTVAVERDGKWIKIDSKQLVKGDLISLQRGDVLAADVKVVSGALACDESSITGESKPVKKNVDDTAYAGTTVVEGDGLAIVTATGKHSRSGKTINLINNSAAPGHLQQLLTKIIYYLCLLDGVLTLVIIIASFFKGGNFNTFINMLPFLAMMFIASIPVAMPSTFALSNSFEATRLSKEGVLTSDLTGIQDAANLNLLLLDKTGTITENKTAVASWTDVSDLPDKDVLALVGAATDKRNAGIIDTAIDEYLKEKDIPVMDTDNFVPFTSDTGYSMAEADGHNVKLGSFKQLSLIDKNANEEVKDINFKAGRSVAVLIDDKFAGVFILQDKVRSDSKAALAELKKRGVRPIMLTGDNQKTAAAVAEQVDLTGEVISIHDFNDNTDIDNLAGIADVLPEDKLNMVKCFQKKGYIVGMTGDGVNDSPALKQAEVGIAVSNAADVAKRSGKMVLLNDGLGSIVKILDAGHRVYQRMTTWSLTKLARTAELTMLLTFGYLFFDYIPMALNAMVIYTIMNNMVTMMIGTDRTHITYKPENWNMAKLAKIAFSLAAGWTVIGFIFVWYLSTHGWSHGAISTMVYVYLVLSAMLIVLITRTRKYFWQDYPSKLVGIVQIADVALTFILALCGLAMVQISWQNLLITVVVAVIAAVLIDLVYQPVMKNR
- a CDS encoding SLAP domain-containing protein codes for the protein MRKRIIYLAGLALMAMGLGATTTVEPVNAAIADPIQTGKKLNLTRSTYVYNKRGVRVGRLKKGNMCKIHVIKVINGDTYVKIGKNRFVKQEAFLPYVKSARVENIIKKTSYIYDENGEKIPGKFVKRGTKVDYLGHKEINEKPFIQIGDGEYVKAFNVLTIMVNN
- the cls gene encoding cardiolipin synthase; this encodes MILTWDIIRRTLEVLWIINVIFAVWTVFRSRRSVVATWAWMLVLTILPGIGFILYLFFGRQLSQDEIFAIQKEQKETRNHYLNQQKKMLQEYNLLPRKERVPRARMLTELNLNNDDAILTFANHVKVYTDGPELFDQMIEDIKNAKVAVSLEFYTFYADKLGHRVLAALEQAAQNGAKVRVIYDTSGSRGTKPAFFDHLRELGGQAQPFISTSKKHWFTTPRLNYHLHRKLVVIDHNTGYIGGFNIGDQYVNQSKKFGHWRDTHLRVEGQSPILMEVRFAMDWNTSTRRTSLPKFELDELKNFIVDRKDIESDNNVAMQIVASGPDNQRYGIRRGYEGIIASAKEYVYIQTPYLIPEDSILESLIIAANSGVDVRIMIPCMPDHPFVYRATEYYAKYLVAHGVKVYKYNDGFIHAKTMVSGSNISSVGSANQDFRSYTLNFEVNSFNYNPLLTKELKEIFEKDLEKCTLLTNEYFAKQSSWLKFKQYFSRLLSPIF